One window of Phycisphaeraceae bacterium genomic DNA carries:
- a CDS encoding DUF1444 family protein: protein MGHMPHELQPFAERVAEMLRKLQPSFVVELEGASELIIDGRRLDLLNLHRMVSHEPDRGEEIVGHYLNQLFNADVADLNNASFEFARTRIMPRIQPDSIFQHLSRELVAHVPYVNDTVIVFVIDLPQMTVSVTTEQMVRWGVSVDELDEIARKNLAEYVPQLEFQIVESKEGGRAAILSEQDGYDAARLLLPGLHTRLIDALGPNFLVAVPARDMFVALSDGPTDFLDRLHDRVEQDYERLPYPISRDFFMVTYDGVVGLGEPPIADAA, encoded by the coding sequence ATGGGTCACATGCCGCACGAACTTCAACCATTCGCTGAGCGAGTTGCAGAGATGCTGCGCAAACTCCAGCCGAGCTTTGTGGTTGAACTGGAAGGTGCATCCGAACTGATCATCGATGGTCGACGCCTCGACCTTCTGAATCTGCATCGCATGGTCTCCCACGAGCCGGATCGCGGCGAGGAGATTGTGGGCCACTACCTCAATCAGTTGTTCAATGCGGATGTTGCAGATTTGAACAATGCATCGTTCGAGTTTGCACGTACACGCATCATGCCGCGCATCCAGCCCGATTCCATCTTCCAGCATCTGTCTCGTGAACTTGTTGCGCACGTGCCATATGTCAACGATACCGTGATCGTCTTTGTCATCGATCTGCCACAGATGACCGTCAGTGTGACCACCGAGCAGATGGTCCGCTGGGGTGTATCAGTCGATGAACTCGATGAGATCGCACGCAAGAATCTGGCAGAATATGTGCCGCAACTTGAGTTTCAGATTGTGGAATCCAAGGAAGGTGGTCGCGCTGCTATTCTTTCAGAGCAGGACGGGTACGACGCTGCACGTCTGCTCCTGCCGGGATTGCACACGCGTTTGATCGATGCGCTCGGACCCAACTTCCTTGTTGCGGTTCCTGCGCGTGACATGTTCGTTGCCTTGTCTGATGGCCCAACAGATTTCCTGGACCGCCTGCACGATCGCGTCGAGCAGGACTACGAACGCCTGCCATACCCGATCTCGCGTGACTTTTTCATGGTTACCTATGATGGTGTCGTCGGACTGGGCGAGCCTCCCATCGCGGACGCTGCATAA
- the acpP gene encoding acyl carrier protein, with protein sequence MTEQEIEAKVIDIVVEKLNVDRDKITRDTTFQEDLNADSLDQVELIMEFEDKFDTSIPDSEAEKIKTVGQAIDVIKDVNGIS encoded by the coding sequence GTGACCGAGCAGGAAATTGAAGCAAAGGTGATCGATATTGTCGTCGAGAAACTCAATGTTGATCGTGACAAGATCACGCGCGACACGACCTTCCAGGAAGATCTCAACGCAGACAGTCTTGATCAGGTCGAACTCATCATGGAGTTTGAGGACAAGTTTGACACCTCAATTCCTGATTCCGAAGCTGAGAAGATCAAGACTGTTGGTCAGGCAATTGACGTCATCAAGGATGTCAACGGAATCTCGTAA
- the fabF gene encoding beta-ketoacyl-ACP synthase II, with the protein MTSRTQQHHRVVITGMGAVTNLGQTAPETWDAMRAGRNGISLIEAPFIHEYDGWSVKIAGQVKDFDFSVAIDPRDARKLDRSTQLGMVAAEEAVKQSGLDFNTGPFERRGVVVGSGVGGIITIEEGFIVLTQKGPGRINPFTVPRLMVNATSGNVSIRYNLQGPASAHATACASSGHAMLDAAGYIRRGQADVMLAGGTEAAVSALCIGAFMTMKALSTRNDAPEKASRPFDLNRDGFVLAEGAGMVVLESEEHAKARGAIILGELVGGANSSDASHITAPNAEGRGAARSMQWALQDAGLNLEDIDYINAHGTSTPLGDSAEVHAVLSVFGDHARRSAGGKLLMSSTKSIHGHCLGASGAVETVACIGALQHGIIPPTMNLDNQDPGFDMDLVANQARERSIKYAMNNTFGFGGHNVAMIFGRYDG; encoded by the coding sequence ATGACCAGCCGTACGCAGCAGCATCACAGGGTCGTGATCACAGGCATGGGTGCTGTGACGAATCTCGGCCAGACCGCGCCAGAGACGTGGGATGCAATGCGCGCAGGCCGCAACGGCATCTCGTTAATCGAGGCGCCGTTTATACATGAGTATGACGGCTGGTCGGTCAAGATTGCTGGTCAGGTCAAAGACTTTGATTTCAGTGTGGCAATAGATCCTCGCGACGCACGCAAGCTGGATCGCTCAACCCAACTGGGCATGGTCGCTGCGGAAGAGGCTGTGAAGCAATCCGGGCTTGATTTTAATACTGGTCCATTCGAGCGCCGCGGCGTTGTTGTCGGCTCCGGGGTTGGTGGAATCATCACTATTGAGGAAGGATTCATTGTTCTGACCCAGAAAGGGCCGGGAAGAATCAATCCCTTCACCGTACCACGCCTCATGGTCAACGCCACCAGCGGCAATGTCTCAATCCGCTACAACCTGCAGGGCCCCGCGTCTGCACATGCGACAGCCTGTGCCAGCTCGGGTCATGCGATGCTGGATGCTGCGGGGTACATCAGGCGTGGACAGGCGGATGTCATGCTCGCTGGCGGCACAGAAGCAGCCGTGTCAGCACTGTGCATCGGTGCGTTCATGACCATGAAAGCACTCTCCACCCGCAACGACGCTCCTGAGAAGGCGTCGCGCCCGTTCGACTTGAATCGTGACGGGTTTGTGCTCGCCGAAGGCGCAGGCATGGTTGTGCTGGAGAGTGAGGAACACGCAAAGGCTCGTGGAGCGATCATCCTCGGCGAACTCGTTGGTGGAGCCAACAGTTCGGATGCCAGCCACATCACTGCACCCAACGCCGAGGGCAGGGGCGCTGCACGATCGATGCAATGGGCACTGCAGGATGCTGGCCTGAACCTGGAAGACATCGATTACATCAACGCCCATGGCACATCCACACCACTCGGCGATAGCGCAGAGGTCCATGCTGTCTTGTCGGTCTTTGGCGATCACGCACGACGCAGCGCGGGTGGCAAACTCCTGATGAGTTCCACCAAGTCCATTCACGGGCACTGTCTCGGTGCATCGGGTGCTGTCGAAACTGTCGCATGCATCGGTGCGCTTCAGCACGGCATCATCCCCCCGACCATGAATCTAGACAACCAGGATCCAGGGTTCGACATGGATCTTGTTGCCAATCAAGCTCGCGAGCGATCAATCAAGTACGCGATGAACAACACGTTCGGGTTCGGCGGCCACAACGTCGCGATGATCTTCGGTCGGTACGACGGCTAA
- the rpsT gene encoding 30S ribosomal protein S20 codes for MANTKSAKKRIITNEKRRARNRWRLRAMRTAIKDFSEKLAHGSLEDAQSAFRTAASTIDKTAQNGVIHKNQAARRKSRLNAKLKERALAAK; via the coding sequence ATGGCAAACACCAAATCAGCAAAGAAGCGCATCATCACCAACGAGAAGCGTCGTGCCCGCAACCGCTGGCGCCTTCGCGCGATGCGTACTGCGATCAAGGATTTCTCTGAGAAGCTGGCCCACGGTTCGCTGGAGGACGCACAGTCCGCGTTCCGCACCGCTGCGAGCACGATCGACAAGACAGCTCAGAACGGCGTGATCCACAAGAATCAGGCAGCACGTCGCAAGAGCCGCCTGAACGCGAAGCTGAAGGAACGCGCACTCGCCGCGAAGTAA
- the tcmP gene encoding three-Cys-motif partner protein TcmP produces the protein MAFEWLRRPMSSLGTIWDAEPHTLAKHQILVEYLKAWVPILSRQSAKFPGSTVIRFVDGFAGPGVYKDGQPGSPILAIESVIKHSQDIPIPVEFFFIEIDTQRFASLSNEIEARHDRILSAQSVKKVNKRCGDCKELLPDIVASNGKEGFGPAIFFLDQFGYGEVTIEMVQSLLAMPMCEVFSYLNWDHLNRFITDNNKASALTAAVGSDSWRQCIDLPKEKREKYFLDLYKDALRTKAGAKYVLHFAMHNKEEKLLNWLFFCTNNIHGVKEMKRAMHKVDASGSFRFSDRFGGDQLILLSKLDDKWLASVLMNELNERTMTIREIEEFVLVHTPCYKYRKTLATLEKANRIHVLSPPQNRRSGTYKDETMRIAFFPDSSKPSRIARTRQPDRSLFELD, from the coding sequence ATGGCATTCGAGTGGTTGAGGAGGCCTATGTCTAGCTTGGGGACAATCTGGGATGCAGAGCCGCATACACTCGCCAAACACCAAATACTGGTAGAGTATTTGAAAGCGTGGGTTCCGATCCTTTCTCGCCAATCAGCCAAGTTTCCTGGTTCAACAGTGATTCGCTTTGTCGATGGCTTTGCTGGGCCGGGCGTGTACAAAGACGGTCAGCCAGGCAGTCCAATCCTTGCAATTGAGAGTGTAATCAAGCACTCTCAGGACATACCTATTCCAGTAGAGTTCTTTTTCATCGAGATTGACACTCAGAGGTTTGCTTCGCTTTCAAATGAAATTGAAGCAAGACATGATCGCATTTTGTCTGCACAGTCTGTCAAAAAAGTAAACAAACGATGTGGTGACTGCAAAGAGTTGCTTCCAGATATAGTCGCGTCAAATGGAAAAGAGGGCTTTGGCCCAGCCATATTCTTCCTTGACCAGTTTGGTTATGGTGAAGTGACAATCGAAATGGTTCAATCACTCCTTGCTATGCCCATGTGCGAGGTCTTTTCATACTTAAACTGGGATCATTTGAATCGTTTTATTACGGACAACAATAAAGCATCGGCCTTGACAGCAGCAGTTGGCTCGGATAGTTGGCGCCAATGCATTGATCTACCAAAGGAAAAGCGAGAGAAGTATTTTTTAGACCTTTACAAAGATGCGCTGAGAACAAAGGCTGGGGCAAAGTATGTCCTCCATTTTGCCATGCATAATAAGGAAGAAAAGCTGTTGAACTGGCTCTTTTTTTGCACAAACAATATTCATGGTGTAAAAGAAATGAAACGTGCAATGCACAAAGTTGATGCTTCAGGGTCTTTTCGATTTTCTGACCGCTTCGGTGGAGATCAACTGATTCTGCTTTCGAAGCTTGATGACAAGTGGTTAGCAAGTGTTTTGATGAACGAACTCAATGAACGGACCATGACCATTCGTGAGATTGAAGAGTTTGTACTAGTCCATACCCCTTGCTATAAATATCGAAAAACACTGGCAACTCTTGAAAAAGCTAACAGGATACATGTCCTTTCGCCACCTCAGAATCGCAGAAGTGGCACATACAAAGACGAAACAATGCGGATTGCGTTCTTCCCAGACTCATCAAAACCCAGCAGGATTGCCCGCACAAGGCAACCCGATAGATCACTATTTGAGCTAGATTAA
- a CDS encoding phage Gp37/Gp68 family protein codes for MAGNSTIEWTQATWNPVTGCTKVSAGCKNCYAERMSKRLKAMGKPQYQNGFKLTLHQTSVPIPLQWKKPRVIFVNSMSDLFHPEVPLSFIQEVFSVMNACPQHTFQVLTKRPERTAELSDELEWTENIWMGTSVEDNRVRHRIAQLAKVPAYIRFLSVEPLIGRVPRIPLRGIDWVIVGGESGPKSRPMSVDWVREIRDRCTEMEVPFFFKQWGGVNKKRTGRILDGQTWDEMPNGIRVVEEAYV; via the coding sequence ATGGCAGGGAACTCCACAATCGAGTGGACTCAAGCGACTTGGAATCCGGTCACAGGCTGCACAAAGGTCAGTGCCGGGTGTAAGAACTGCTATGCTGAGAGGATGTCGAAGCGGCTCAAGGCTATGGGCAAGCCGCAATACCAGAATGGCTTCAAACTCACTCTCCACCAGACATCTGTTCCTATCCCGTTGCAATGGAAGAAGCCTCGTGTTATCTTTGTAAACTCAATGAGTGATTTGTTTCATCCTGAAGTTCCATTGAGTTTTATTCAGGAAGTTTTTTCTGTGATGAATGCTTGTCCTCAACATACCTTTCAAGTTCTAACTAAGAGGCCAGAAAGAACAGCTGAGTTATCCGATGAGCTCGAATGGACTGAGAACATTTGGATGGGGACGAGCGTCGAGGACAATCGGGTCCGCCACAGGATTGCACAGTTAGCAAAAGTGCCAGCATATATACGATTTTTGTCCGTTGAACCACTCATTGGTCGAGTTCCACGCATCCCTTTGCGCGGCATCGACTGGGTCATTGTGGGTGGAGAAAGCGGTCCAAAGTCTAGGCCAATGAGTGTAGATTGGGTTCGAGAGATACGCGACAGGTGCACTGAAATGGAAGTGCCATTCTTCTTTAAGCAATGGGGTGGAGTGAATAAGAAACGAACAGGGCGCATCCTCGATGGCCAAACTTGGGATGAGATGCCGAATGGCATTCGAGTGGTTGAGGAGGCCTATGTCTAG